Part of the Bacillus andreraoultii genome is shown below.
GTCTTAATATTTTTGGGTTAATGCGATGATTTTCTGTCAGCCAAATTGGATTCATCCCTACAATTGCCCGCTCTACCGGAACTTCTTCCAAATACTTTATCTGTTTATTATTGAAATATGCACCATGACCTTTAAATGCTGAATAGAGTTCATCATGGATCACATCATATATGTAACCGAGACGTCCGATACCATTTTCAAATATACCAATAGATATCGTAAAATTTCGTTGCATGTGAACAAAATTCATCGTTCCGTCGATTGGATCAATAACCCAAACAATCCCATTTACATCAGAAAGTTTATCTCCACCCCCTTCTTCCCCTAAAATTCGATGGTCATTATAAGTTGTACGGATTTTCTCTATAAAAAACTGTTCAGTCTCCCTATCGACATTCGTAACAAGATCATTCTTATTCGATTTTGTAGTAATTTCTAGCGTACTTTTCAATGACGTCCGAATGCGTTCACCCGCTTCCATTATCCAAAGTTTTGTTTGTTCATTTACTTTTACCCAATCCAACATGATTAAGCCCCCAACATATAGTTATTTAGCATACTCACAACACATACTCCGATTAAAAGAAAAAACAGTTTGACATAAGTTTATACATATCATAAAGAAAGTAGTACTCGTTGTAAAGTTCGCAACTTGCATATACCTATGATAAAATATAATAAAGAAAACTCGGTGCTCGGACCTTTAGGCAACCAAAGATCTGTAATTTTAGCTTATTCGCACAAGGAAAGTAGAAATTAGAAAATTTATTTTTTCTATTAGCTAAAAGACAAGTTTAGAAATAGTAAGGAAGGATATATATGGAATTTTCAGGGTTTACAAAAGAAGATTTTTCTGTTTTTTCACTACCTGGTTTAGATGAAAGAATGACAGCAATTAGAGAGCTAATACAACCAAAATTTCGTGAATTAGGAAGCTTTTTAACCGCTGAGTTATCTACTTTAGTTGGTAATGAAATGTTTTTACATATTGCAAAACATGCTCGTCGAAAAGTAAATCCTCCAAATGATACATGGCTAGCAATTGGTCCGAATAGACGAGGTTACAAGCAATTCCCACATTTTCAACTTGGCTTATTCGACGATCACGTTTTTATTTGGTTAGCTTATATTTATGAATTACCGAACAAAGCACATATTGCAACGAACTTACTGTCGAACTTAAATCAAATTGAAAGTAATATTGGGGATGACTTTTATGTTTCGACCAATCATATGAAAAAAGGCGTACACCCTATAAAAGAAGTTAATTTAGAAGAAATTTTAATTAGATTTAAACAAGTAAAAAAAGCGGAATTTCTAATTGGAAGAAATATTGATAAAGACGATCCAATATTAAAGGACGGGGAAGCTTTTGTAAAATTAGTAATTGACACATTCAAGACGGTTGTGCCAATTTATCAAATGTCTTTCTCTAATTAACGTTCGCACGCTAGATTCATTTTAAATGTTTGCACATATTTTTACACTGTTCATTTATAAAAAGGCGAGTGCTCTTTTCGATACATAAATTTTTGATTCGTGGAGACGCCGCCTTTTATAATATTCGAAATAGTCTCAAATAGAGATTCATATTAGAAAGCCTTTTATTATGATTACAATTGAATGAAGTCTTTATCTGAAGCATCTTTCATTTTCTTAACTGCATGATAAGCTGAATATCCACTAACATCTTCAAATTCGCGAAACACTTTTTTCTCTTCCCCAATACTTGGAACAACTAACTTAAACTTACGATATTTTTCCATAAGGACCGCTCTTTGTACTCCTTTTTCATATACCTTCTCAATTGCTTCAAAAAATTGTATAACGATAATAATTTCATCTGTAGACCAGTCAATTGAGATTGGATAAGAATATTCCATAATTACCTCCGTTGTTTTATACTATTTCCATTTATTTCGTATCTCTTCAGCTTCCTTTATTATTCGTTCTATTAACTCCTCAACTGAAGGGATGTCGTTAATTAGACCCATCACTTGTCCAGCCCAAGCAAACCCATCATTTAAGTTTCCTTCGTATATAAACTTTTTATTCGCTTGACCTGATATGTATTCTTTTAAATCGTCATATGTTGGCCCTGAACTCTCAATCTCAAGGATTTTCTCTGTCCAGCGATTCCGAATAGCTCTTGCTGGTGCACCTAAAGATCGTTTTATAACAACCGTATCCGTTTCATCACCACTTATTAAAGCATTTTTATAATTTTCATGTGCGTGAACACATTCCTTTGTCGCAATAAATCTTGTACCCATTTCTATTCCTTCAGCACCTAAACTAAATGCTGCCATTAAACCTCTACCATCACCAATTCCACCCGAAGCAATAACTGGAATTGAAACTGAATCAACTACTTGCGGAATAAGAACCATTGTTGAAACATCATCTCTACCCAAATGTCCTCCACCCTCTTGACCAACAACCATGACAGCATCAGCACCTAACTCCTCTGCTTTCTGTGCTTGTCGTCTTGATGCAACTAATACAAGTCTCCTAATATTCGTTCCTTGTAACTGCTCAAAAAACGGTGAAGGATTCCCACCTGTTACAGAGACGACAGGAACATTCTCATCAATAGCAACTTGCAAAAATTTACTGTATGGTCTTCCATGCTGGCCAATTGCAAAGTTAACACCAAAAGGACGTGAAGTCATAGATTTCACTTTATGAATTTCTTCTCGTAAATCATTTGGACTAGGTAAACTCATTGCGGTTATTTGTCCTAGTCCACCTGCATTCGAAACGGCGGCAGCTAATTCGCTGTAAGCTAAGTGAGCTAAACCTCCTTGAACGATCGGATATTGAATATTTAAAATTTCCGTCACTCTTGTTTCCCAGTTCATCTTTCATCCCCCTCATAAAACTCAATACATAATAAAATTATAACAGTTTATACGATCGCTTAAAAATAAAAAGATGGAGATATACATCTCCATCTAAAAAACAAACATATACCCCTTTTACTTACTTATCATGATTATGATTTTCACAATGACAGTTTGAACATTGTCCATAAAGAATAGTTATTTTTTCATCCTCGAAATAATCTACAGTAGAATCACATATAGAACATACAATTTGACCCATTATTACTATCCCCTTTCGATTAATATAACCCAATCGTTTAATGTGTTATACAATTTGTATTTTTAATATATACTATATTACCTGTTTTGTCAATAATTATTATGAATAATTTATATATATTGTTTTTACTCCTATTGTGATATACTATTCAACTATTCTAGATGAAAAAACTCAAGACGCACAAACCTCAGGTGAACGAAAGCCTAAAGTTCGCTTTTCTTACGGCTTTAAAGGTAATGATGTCGAAGCCTTTCTTTGTGCGCATTTGCGTATAGAAAAGGAGTGATTGGATAATTTATACTTTCCAATTAGCTAAAAAAGTACTCTAAGCCTATGGCCTAGAGTACTTTTTTAAACTAAATTATTATTTTAAAATATGGATTGGTGTTCCTAAAGCTACTTCCCCAGCTTCCATTGCTATTTCACCAAATGTTGGGTGGGCATGAATTGTTAGTGCAAGATCTTCTGCGGTTACTCCAGTTTCAATCGAAAGACCAATTTCAGCAATTAAATCTGATGCATTCGGTCCAGCAATTTGACCACCAATAATTACTCCATCATCTTTACGAACAACTAATTGGTAAAAACCTTCTGTATTATTCAATGCTAATGAACGTCCTAATGCAGAGAATGGGAATTTAGCAATTGTAACTTCAATTCCTTCTGCTTTTGCTTGTTCAGGGCTATAGCCAACATTAGCAAGCTCAGGTTCAGAGAATACTACAGCAGGAATACCTAAGTAATCAATCTCAGATGGTTGTCCAGCAATTGCTTCAGCCGCAATTTTTGCCTCATACGATGCTTTATGAGCTAATTGTGGTCCAGGAACGATATCACCAATAGCATAAATGTTTGGAACGTTCGTACGGCATTGTTTGTCAATTTCAACTAAGCCACGATCTGTTAATTTTACGCCAGCTTGTTCAAGTCCTAATTCATCAGTATTCGGACGACGACCAACCATGACAAACACATAATCAGCGGATACTTTTTCCTCTGTTCCGTTTACTTCATATGTAACAACAACACCCGTATCACTTTCTTCTACACCTTTAGCCATTGCCTTAGTAACAATTTCTGCACCTTTTTTCTTAAAGTTCTTTTTAACAAGTTGCGTCATTTGTTTTGGATAGTTTCCACCAAGGATATCGTCAGTTCCTTCTAAAATTGTAACCTTCGTACCAAAGTTAGCATAAACACCACCAAGTTCAAGTCCAATAACTCCTCCACCAATAATTACAATACTTTCTGGTACTTCCGGAAGAGATAGAGCCCCTGTTGAATCAAGAACACGTTTAGAAAATTTAAATGTTTTTAATTCAATCGGACGAGATCCAGTTGCAATAATCGCATTTTTGAATGTATAAGTTTGTGCACTCTTTTCAGTCATAACACGTAATGAGTTACTGTCAACAAAATACGCTTCACCTTTCACTACTTCAATATTATGACCTTTTAACAAACCAGAAACCCCACCTGTTAATTTCTTAACAACACTATCTTTAAATGCTTGAACTTTGGAAAAGTCGAGTTTGACTTGATCTGCAGTAATACCAATATCTGCAGATTCTTTTGCATCATGATATTTGTGGCCAACGTTTATTAATGCCTTGGAAGGAATACAACCTACATTTAAACATACGCCACCCACTTCATTTTTCTCGACAACTGTCACTTTTTGACCTAGTTGTGCAGCACGAATTGCCGCTACATATCCCCCTGGTCCTGCTCCAATGACAATCGTTTCTGTTTCAATTGGAAAATCTCCTACTACCATTTTTTACGCCTCCATATTGTTAATTTCTGGGTCGCCTAAGCAAATGAAAAAATGGAATCATTTGTTTAAACTTTCATTTGTCAAAATAATTGACATAAAAGCATAAAAATAATGTTAGAGGGGAGTTGCAAAATTTCTCCATCTCCCTATTACATATAAAATACTATACGCCCCAATCATAGTATAGCAACATATAGAAATTTTCGCAGTAATTTAATATTATAAAGCTAAAATGGAAATTTTTCGAAATCATGCAACTTCCGATCTTTATTTTTATACTTCCATTAATAATAACTCTGGATCACTTAATAAGCGTTTAATATGATTTAATGCACTTTGGCCTGTTGCCCCATCAATTAAACGATGGTCAAAGCTAAGTGATAATGCTAACATTGGTGCTGCAACAATTTCACCATCACGAACAATTGGCTTTTCAGAAATACGACCTACCCCTAAAATTGCAACTTCAGGATAGTTAAGAACTGGTGTAAACCATTGGCCTCCAACTGAACCAATGTTTGATATAGTCGCAGATCCACCTCTCATTTCATTTGGTGAAAGTTTACCATCACGTGCTTTACCAGCTAGTTCATTTATTTCAGATGAAATTGTAAACATAGACTTACGATCTGCATCTTTAACAACTGGTACCATTAAACCACGGTCTGTATCAGCAGCGATACCGATATTAAAATAATGTTTTTGAACAATTTCATCCGTTTTTAAGTCAAGAGATTGATTTAGTGCTGGATATTCACGAAGAGCGCTAACTAATGCTTTAACAACATATGGTAAGAATGTAAGCTTGATGCCTTTATCTGCTGCGACAACTTTAAATTTCTTACGATGAGCTACGAGTTTTGTAACATCAACTTCATCCATTAATGTAACGTGAGGAGCAGTTGTTTTTGATTCAACCATCTTCTTCGCAATAGCTTTCCGAATTCCACTCATTTTCTCACGAGTTTCAGGATATTCGCCAGCAGGTGCAACTGGTTGAGTTGGTACAGTTGTTTCTTCTTTAACAGTTGCATTCGTTTGTGGAGTTGCTTCAACAGCAGCTGTTTGTGTACCACCCGTTAAGTATGCATCTATATCACTCTTCAAGATACGTCCATTTTTACCAGTACCAAGAACAAGATGGATATCGACGCCTTTTTCACGTGCATATTTACGTACACTTGGCATAGCAATAACGTGACGGTTTGGATCAACATTTGCAGGTTGAGTTGCTACTGCTTGTGCGGAAGCTTGTGGCGCTTCTGCTTGTTGTGCTTCTGCTTGTGAAGCAGCTTGGTTGGAAGCATATCCCGGTGCGTCAAATATCACTAATACATCCCCAACTACTGCAGTTTCTCCTTCTTGTACTTTAATTTCTAATACTTTACCTTCTACTGGAGAAGGAATTTCTACTACCGATTTATCATTTTGAATTTCAACTAGTACATCATCTTCTTTTACAGTGTCACCTGGTTTTACGAACCATTTAACGATTTCACCTTCATTTATTCCTTCACCGATATCGTGTAACTTAAATTCATAGTGTGAAGCTCCACCTGTTGTAGATGCTTCTTGTTGTGCAGCCGGTGTAGCATCGACTTGAGATGACGCAGTTTCACCAGTCTCAGCTCCTGGTGAATCAAATGTTACTAAAACATCTCCTACTACTGCAGTTTCTCCTTCTTGTACTTTAATTTCTAGTACTTTACCTTCTACTGGAGAAGGAATTTCCACTACCGATTTATCGTTTTGGATTTCAACTAGAACATCATCTTCTTTTACGGTGTCGCCTGGTTTTACGAACCATTTAACGATTTCACCTTCATTTATTCCTTCACCGATATCATGTAATTTAAATTCGAACGCCACAATAATCCCTCCTAGTGGTTTTTAACTCGTTGTCGTATCTTGCTATGTTAATAAAGAAGAGTGGGACGAAAAAAACAACATTTCTTTTCGTCCTCACTACACCTCAAATTAGAATGTCAATACTTTTTTAGCCGTTTCAATAATATCTTTATAATTTGGAATCCATACAGATTCAGCTTGTGCGAATGGATATACTGTATCTGGAGCTGTCACACGAAGCACTGGCGCTTCCAAACTTAAGATTGCCCGTTCGTTAATTTCTGCCACAACATTTGCCGCAACACCCGCTACTCTTTGAGCCTCTTGAACGACGATTGCGCGGTTTGTTTTCTCTACTGATGCAATTATTGTATCGACATCAAGTGGACTAACTGTACGCAGGTCAATTACCTCAACAGAGTAGCCTTCTTTTTCCAATTCTTCTGCAGCTTTTAAAGATTCATGAACCATTGCACCGTAAGTGATAATTGAAAGATCTTTTCCTTCACGTTTTACATCTGCTTTACCAATTTCAACTGTGTAATCACCTTCAGGTACTTCTTGACGGAATGAACGATAAAGTTTCATATGTTCTAAAAAAATCACTGGATCATCCGAGCGAATTGCAGAAATTAATAAACCTTTTGCATCATATGGTGTAGAAGGTATTACAACACGAAGTCCAGGTGTTTGAGCCATTAATCCTTCTAAACTGTCCGCATGCATTTCTGGTGTATGTACTCCACCACCGAATGGAGAACGGAACGTAATCGGCATTTTATATGAGCCACCAGTACGGAAACGATAGCGAGCCATTTGTCCTGCAATTGAATCCATCACTTCATAAACGAATCCAAAAAATTGGATTTCTGGCACAGGACGATAGCCTTCTAATGCTAATCCAATTGCAAGTCCACCGATACCTGATTCTGCAAGAGGAGTATCAAATACACGATCTTCACCAAATTCAGCTTGTAGGTTTTCAGTTGCACGGAATACACCACCGTTTTTCCCTACGTCTTCCCCAAAAATTAATACTTTTTCATTGCTTTTTAATTCTTGACGCATTGCATCATTAATCGCTTGAATCATTGTCATTTGAGCCATTTTCTACTTCGACTCCTTTTCTTTGTAGATTTCGTACTGTTCTTTTAAGTTAGCAGGCAATTCTTCATTCATAATAGAAATAAGGTCCGTTACTTTTTGTTTTGGAGCTGTATCAGCCTTTTTAATTGCTTCTTTAATATCTTCTTTTGCTTGTTCTATTACTTTTTCTTCCATTTCTTCATTCCAAATACCTTTATTTTCTAGATATTTACGGAAACGAACTAACGGATCTTTTTTCTCCCATTCACTTTCAAGTTCTTTTGTACGATAGCGAGTTGGATCGTCACCACTCATTGTGTGTGGACCGTAACGGAATGTTAAGGTTTCAATTAATGTAGGTCCTTCACCATTAATTGCACGGTCTCTCGCTTCTTTAACCGCAGCATAAACAGCTAACGGATCCATACCGTCAACTTGAATACCAGGAATACCAGCGGCAACTGCTTTTTGTGCAAGGGTACGTGCAGCTGTTTGTTTTGCTACTGGTGTAGAAATTGCAAATTGGTTGTTCTGAACGATGAAGATTGCTGGTACTTGATATGCTCCTGCAAAGTTAATTCCTTCATAGAAATCACCTTGTGAAGTACCACCATCACCGGTATATGTAATTGCTACAGATTTTTTGCCATTTTTCTTCATACCGAGTGCTACCCCAGCAGTTTGTACATATTGTGCACCGATAATAATTTGTGGCGGAAGAATATGCAAGTCTTCTGGAATTTGTATTCCTTGGAAATGCCCTCGTGACCAGAGGAATGCTTGGTGCAAAGGTAGTCCATGCCATATAATTTGTGGCACATCACGGTACCCTGGCAAAATAAAATCTTCTTTTTCTAAAGCAAAATGTGAGGCAATTTGTGAAGCTTCTTGTCCTGCTGTCGGAGCATAGAAGCCTAAACGTCCTTGACGGTTTAATGAAATACTTCGTTGATCAAGAATCCGAGTGTAAACCATTCGGCGCATTAGTTCCTGTAATTGTTCATCAGTTAAATTAGGAACTGCACTTTCGTTTACAACCTCTCCCTCTTCATTTAATATTTGGAGCGTTTGAAATTCTTTATCCACCACATCCATTTGTGTCGCAAAAACCGAATTTGCATTTTTCGTTTTTGATGCCATTATTTTCTTCCTTCCTTTCTTATTCATTTTTAGAAAGTTTATCCTTATGTTTGCCCAAATAAAAAATTATGAAACAAACTTTACACCAATCATGTGAGGATTACTTTTAACTGTTAGACAGATAATCTGTATCAATGATTTGTTGTTTTTAGACTAATACAATTAGCCAACTGCATTTAGTGTACACCAATTAAAACCAGTTCGTCAATCACTTTATACTATAACTATTTTATTGAAGTAATAAACTCTTTTGAACATTCTGTATTAATCTGTATCAGTTAACATTATCGGTCTGTATTAATACAATTTTAGATAAACAACTTACTTATAGTGTTTTCATCTTTCACCTAGTATATGTACATAGAAAAGACAACTCTGATTTTACTCCTGAGTTGCCTTTTTTATTGTATTTAACTTATTCCTACATTTTTATAAAACTTTAATTTCGCTTCATTATAATTATTTGTTAATTTATTGAATTCTTCATTCAATTGATAAACTTGTTCATAGTTATTGTTAATCTCACTTATACTTTTTTCCAATTCACTTAATGTCGTTTCATCATCTTTAAAGGCATGGTACAACTTTTGGTCACTCTTGATTCCATCACTATATTTCTTGTATAATTGTTCATGTACTTTATAGCGATTAGCCATTAGATCATATAGATTTTCAGCCTCAACTTTCATATCTTTATCATCAATTCGGTTAATCAATTTTTTAATCGTTATAAACTTTTTCTCTGCTTTAATAATACTTTCCCGTTCTAAATCAAGATGTTCTAACCTTTGATTAGAGAGATCAATTGCTTTATCAGCCAGCTTATTTATTTTTTCTCTTTCTTTAAATCCGGTATCAATTATTTTATCGTAGATTGCTTTTTCTTCTTCCTCCAATTTAATTAATGGTTCTTGCTCTTTTTTAAAACCTTCTTCTAACTTAACAACGTCTTCTAAAGTTTGATAGATTTTTTTTTCTGTTCGTTCAAAACAACTAGATAAGAGCAACAAAACTAGAAATAAATAAACAATAATGATACTTTTTCTATTTAACACGATGAAACCTCCAATCTGTATACATATTATATATCAACTTATAATGATTTTCCGCTCATCAATTGTACCTATCAAATAGACCGATTTTCTATACTATATTCAAAGCAGAAAAATCATATGACACACGTATAGGAATAAAAAAAGAGAATAGCTCTACTTAATAAAGTTAACTTTTTAGTGAAACTTTGTTAGACTATTTGATAGAAAATAGTCTAACAAAACAACCATCATGTTAGGAGTGAGTTTATGATAACAATGAAAGATATTATTCGTGATGGTCACCCGACATTACGCAAAGTAGCAGAAGAAGTTACAATGCCACCATCCGAAGAAGATAAAAAAATATTAACTTCCTTATTGGAATATGTGATAAACAGTCAAGATGACGAAATGGTTAAAAAATACGGTCTAAGACCCGGAATCGGCCTTGCTGCACCACAAATAAATGTTTCAAAAAGAATGATTGCTGTACATGTTGAAGATGATAAAGGAAAATTATATAGCTATGCTCTCTTTAATCCTAAGATTGTCAGTCATTCCGTTGAATTATCATACTTACAAAGCGGTGAAGGATGCTTATCTGTTGACGAGCCGCATCCCGGGTTTGTTCCTCGGTATGCAAGAGTGAC
Proteins encoded:
- a CDS encoding inositol monophosphatase family protein yields the protein MLDWVKVNEQTKLWIMEAGERIRTSLKSTLEITTKSNKNDLVTNVDRETEQFFIEKIRTTYNDHRILGEEGGGDKLSDVNGIVWVIDPIDGTMNFVHMQRNFTISIGIFENGIGRLGYIYDVIHDELYSAFKGHGAYFNNKQIKYLEEVPVERAIVGMNPIWLTENHRINPKILRPLIRDVRGTRSYGSAALEMGYVANGWLDAYIAMYLAPWDFAAGWIIIEELGGKATKLNGEPLSLLEKSSLFVAKPGLHEAILKNYLQEYEEKK
- a CDS encoding DUF1054 domain-containing protein — its product is MEFSGFTKEDFSVFSLPGLDERMTAIRELIQPKFRELGSFLTAELSTLVGNEMFLHIAKHARRKVNPPNDTWLAIGPNRRGYKQFPHFQLGLFDDHVFIWLAYIYELPNKAHIATNLLSNLNQIESNIGDDFYVSTNHMKKGVHPIKEVNLEEILIRFKQVKKAEFLIGRNIDKDDPILKDGEAFVKLVIDTFKTVVPIYQMSFSN
- a CDS encoding UPF0223 family protein, which encodes MEYSYPISIDWSTDEIIIVIQFFEAIEKVYEKGVQRAVLMEKYRKFKLVVPSIGEEKKVFREFEDVSGYSAYHAVKKMKDASDKDFIQL
- a CDS encoding NAD(P)H-dependent flavin oxidoreductase, whose translation is MNWETRVTEILNIQYPIVQGGLAHLAYSELAAAVSNAGGLGQITAMSLPSPNDLREEIHKVKSMTSRPFGVNFAIGQHGRPYSKFLQVAIDENVPVVSVTGGNPSPFFEQLQGTNIRRLVLVASRRQAQKAEELGADAVMVVGQEGGGHLGRDDVSTMVLIPQVVDSVSIPVIASGGIGDGRGLMAAFSLGAEGIEMGTRFIATKECVHAHENYKNALISGDETDTVVIKRSLGAPARAIRNRWTEKILEIESSGPTYDDLKEYISGQANKKFIYEGNLNDGFAWAGQVMGLINDIPSVEELIERIIKEAEEIRNKWK
- a CDS encoding GapA-binding peptide SR1P produces the protein MGQIVCSICDSTVDYFEDEKITILYGQCSNCHCENHNHDK
- the lpdA gene encoding dihydrolipoyl dehydrogenase; the protein is MVVGDFPIETETIVIGAGPGGYVAAIRAAQLGQKVTVVEKNEVGGVCLNVGCIPSKALINVGHKYHDAKESADIGITADQVKLDFSKVQAFKDSVVKKLTGGVSGLLKGHNIEVVKGEAYFVDSNSLRVMTEKSAQTYTFKNAIIATGSRPIELKTFKFSKRVLDSTGALSLPEVPESIVIIGGGVIGLELGGVYANFGTKVTILEGTDDILGGNYPKQMTQLVKKNFKKKGAEIVTKAMAKGVEESDTGVVVTYEVNGTEEKVSADYVFVMVGRRPNTDELGLEQAGVKLTDRGLVEIDKQCRTNVPNIYAIGDIVPGPQLAHKASYEAKIAAEAIAGQPSEIDYLGIPAVVFSEPELANVGYSPEQAKAEGIEVTIAKFPFSALGRSLALNNTEGFYQLVVRKDDGVIIGGQIAGPNASDLIAEIGLSIETGVTAEDLALTIHAHPTFGEIAMEAGEVALGTPIHILK
- a CDS encoding dihydrolipoyllysine-residue acetyltransferase, producing the protein MAFEFKLHDIGEGINEGEIVKWFVKPGDTVKEDDVLVEIQNDKSVVEIPSPVEGKVLEIKVQEGETAVVGDVLVTFDSPGAETGETASSQVDATPAAQQEASTTGGASHYEFKLHDIGEGINEGEIVKWFVKPGDTVKEDDVLVEIQNDKSVVEIPSPVEGKVLEIKVQEGETAVVGDVLVIFDAPGYASNQAASQAEAQQAEAPQASAQAVATQPANVDPNRHVIAMPSVRKYAREKGVDIHLVLGTGKNGRILKSDIDAYLTGGTQTAAVEATPQTNATVKEETTVPTQPVAPAGEYPETREKMSGIRKAIAKKMVESKTTAPHVTLMDEVDVTKLVAHRKKFKVVAADKGIKLTFLPYVVKALVSALREYPALNQSLDLKTDEIVQKHYFNIGIAADTDRGLMVPVVKDADRKSMFTISSEINELAGKARDGKLSPNEMRGGSATISNIGSVGGQWFTPVLNYPEVAILGVGRISEKPIVRDGEIVAAPMLALSLSFDHRLIDGATGQSALNHIKRLLSDPELLLMEV
- a CDS encoding alpha-ketoacid dehydrogenase subunit beta, producing the protein MAQMTMIQAINDAMRQELKSNEKVLIFGEDVGKNGGVFRATENLQAEFGEDRVFDTPLAESGIGGLAIGLALEGYRPVPEIQFFGFVYEVMDSIAGQMARYRFRTGGSYKMPITFRSPFGGGVHTPEMHADSLEGLMAQTPGLRVVIPSTPYDAKGLLISAIRSDDPVIFLEHMKLYRSFRQEVPEGDYTVEIGKADVKREGKDLSIITYGAMVHESLKAAEELEKEGYSVEVIDLRTVSPLDVDTIIASVEKTNRAIVVQEAQRVAGVAANVVAEINERAILSLEAPVLRVTAPDTVYPFAQAESVWIPNYKDIIETAKKVLTF
- the pdhA gene encoding pyruvate dehydrogenase (acetyl-transferring) E1 component subunit alpha, whose amino-acid sequence is MASKTKNANSVFATQMDVVDKEFQTLQILNEEGEVVNESAVPNLTDEQLQELMRRMVYTRILDQRSISLNRQGRLGFYAPTAGQEASQIASHFALEKEDFILPGYRDVPQIIWHGLPLHQAFLWSRGHFQGIQIPEDLHILPPQIIIGAQYVQTAGVALGMKKNGKKSVAITYTGDGGTSQGDFYEGINFAGAYQVPAIFIVQNNQFAISTPVAKQTAARTLAQKAVAAGIPGIQVDGMDPLAVYAAVKEARDRAINGEGPTLIETLTFRYGPHTMSGDDPTRYRTKELESEWEKKDPLVRFRKYLENKGIWNEEMEEKVIEQAKEDIKEAIKKADTAPKQKVTDLISIMNEELPANLKEQYEIYKEKESK
- a CDS encoding YkyA family protein, encoding MLNRKSIIIVYLFLVLLLLSSCFERTEKKIYQTLEDVVKLEEGFKKEQEPLIKLEEEEKAIYDKIIDTGFKEREKINKLADKAIDLSNQRLEHLDLERESIIKAEKKFITIKKLINRIDDKDMKVEAENLYDLMANRYKVHEQLYKKYSDGIKSDQKLYHAFKDDETTLSELEKSISEINNNYEQVYQLNEEFNKLTNNYNEAKLKFYKNVGIS
- the def gene encoding peptide deformylase; its protein translation is MITMKDIIRDGHPTLRKVAEEVTMPPSEEDKKILTSLLEYVINSQDDEMVKKYGLRPGIGLAAPQINVSKRMIAVHVEDDKGKLYSYALFNPKIVSHSVELSYLQSGEGCLSVDEPHPGFVPRYARVTVKGYDINGKEVKIRLKGLPAIAFQHEIDHLNGIMFYDKINNENPFAPIENAIAIE